In a single window of the Prochlorococcus marinus CUG1415 genome:
- the gcvP gene encoding aminomethyl-transferring glycine dehydrogenase has translation MTSKFGSDLFIDRHLGLGDNDERIMLNKLGFNNIDQFINQVIPEDIQLNDKSSEILPQGCSEIEALNELEEIAKKNTKMRSLIGLGYYDNHMPKVIQRHVLENPRWYTSYTPYQAEIAQGRLEALFNFQTIVCELTGFPVANSSLLDEGTAAAEAMAMSFAARKNKSSKVYLVESNVFDHTFNVLQTRAKPLGISLKRFTQSNLPNHDDVFGILLQLPGKNGELFDPTFLISQAHRSEIIVSACIDPLAQVLIKPISEFGVDVAVGSMQRFGVPMGFGGPHAAYFACSEKYKRLIPGRIVGQTLSKNGEKSLRLALQTREQHIRREKATSNICTAQSLLAIISSFYAIYHGPYGLTQIAKRLVELRINLESCLVDLGFDIPDGIRFDSVDVYSEHSQKIHNEALKNGYNFRILPLGSTIEDSTGFGISLDELSNEKEIKDILTFIANLIEKKEDLEHIKFDKGFHLANIALRSSEWMQQDIFTNYQSETELMRYIFRLAEKDFSLVDGMMPLGSCTMKLNSAAELNPVSWANLSSIHPFSPPDQTKGYSKIISDLEKWISDIVGLKSVSFQPNAGSQGEFAGLLAINSYFESKGELLRKKCLIPKSAHGTNPASAVMAGFDVLTVECDDEGNIDFQDLSIKVKKFDNQIGALMLTYPSTHGVFELHIRKICELIHSVGGFVYLDGANLNAQVGLCKPGNYGVDVCHLNLHKTFCIPHGGGGPGVGPVAASETLSPFLPTHSLMDNNFFNSSNYVSSAKHGSASILPISWMYIKMAGLSGLRKATSHAILSANYIAHSLKHKFKILYKGKNNFVAHECILDFRDLKSKTGLSVNDLAKRLIDYSFHAPTISWPVTETIMIEPTESEGLAELDRFCEAMLLIGEEISEIENNIELKNNNVISNAPHTLQELISDNWHHPYSKEKASFPYKTPTSIKFWSTVSRINNAYGDRNLICSCNVNQGETLEEKKCA, from the coding sequence ATGACATCCAAATTTGGGTCCGATTTGTTTATAGATAGGCATCTTGGATTAGGAGATAATGATGAAAGAATTATGCTGAATAAGCTTGGTTTTAATAATATTGATCAATTTATAAATCAAGTTATTCCTGAAGATATTCAGCTTAACGATAAATCTTCAGAAATATTGCCCCAAGGTTGTTCAGAAATTGAGGCTTTAAATGAATTAGAAGAGATTGCGAAGAAGAATACCAAAATGAGATCACTCATAGGCCTTGGTTACTATGACAATCACATGCCTAAAGTAATTCAAAGACATGTTCTCGAAAATCCTAGGTGGTACACATCTTATACTCCATATCAAGCAGAAATTGCACAAGGAAGATTAGAAGCTTTATTTAATTTTCAGACTATTGTTTGTGAACTAACAGGATTCCCTGTCGCCAACTCATCTTTATTAGATGAGGGCACTGCTGCTGCAGAAGCTATGGCCATGAGTTTTGCCGCAAGAAAAAATAAATCTTCAAAAGTGTACTTAGTGGAATCAAATGTTTTTGATCATACTTTTAATGTTCTACAAACCAGAGCAAAACCTCTGGGAATATCCTTAAAACGCTTTACTCAAAGCAACCTTCCTAATCATGATGATGTCTTTGGAATTTTGTTGCAATTACCCGGTAAAAATGGCGAATTATTTGATCCCACATTTTTAATATCCCAAGCACATAGATCAGAAATTATTGTATCGGCTTGTATTGATCCACTGGCACAAGTTTTAATTAAACCAATTTCTGAATTTGGTGTTGATGTAGCAGTGGGTAGTATGCAAAGATTTGGTGTTCCAATGGGTTTTGGTGGCCCCCATGCAGCATATTTTGCATGTAGCGAAAAATATAAAAGGCTTATACCTGGAAGAATTGTTGGGCAAACTCTCTCTAAAAATGGCGAAAAGTCTTTAAGACTAGCATTGCAAACAAGAGAGCAACATATTAGAAGGGAGAAGGCCACTAGTAATATTTGTACTGCTCAATCTTTATTAGCCATAATTTCTTCTTTTTATGCTATTTATCATGGCCCCTATGGATTAACTCAAATTGCTAAGAGATTAGTGGAGTTGAGAATAAATTTAGAATCATGTTTGGTTGATTTAGGTTTTGATATACCTGATGGGATTAGATTTGATAGTGTTGATGTTTATTCTGAGCATTCTCAAAAGATCCATAATGAAGCGTTAAAAAATGGCTATAACTTTAGAATTTTGCCCTTGGGATCAACTATTGAAGATTCAACTGGCTTTGGGATCTCTTTAGATGAGCTTAGTAATGAAAAAGAAATCAAAGATATTTTGACTTTCATAGCAAACCTCATAGAAAAAAAAGAAGATTTAGAGCATATAAAATTTGATAAAGGATTTCATCTTGCAAATATAGCTTTGAGATCCAGTGAATGGATGCAGCAAGATATATTCACAAATTATCAAAGTGAAACTGAATTAATGAGATATATATTCCGACTTGCTGAAAAAGATTTTTCTTTGGTAGATGGAATGATGCCATTAGGAAGCTGTACCATGAAGTTAAATTCTGCAGCAGAGTTAAATCCAGTCTCTTGGGCTAATTTATCTTCTATTCATCCTTTTTCTCCGCCAGATCAAACTAAGGGCTATTCAAAAATAATATCTGACCTAGAAAAATGGATAAGTGATATTGTTGGTTTAAAATCAGTTTCTTTTCAACCAAATGCAGGCTCCCAAGGAGAGTTTGCAGGTTTATTGGCAATAAATTCTTATTTTGAATCAAAAGGCGAACTTTTAAGAAAAAAATGTTTAATTCCTAAAAGTGCTCATGGAACCAACCCTGCTAGTGCAGTTATGGCAGGTTTTGATGTTTTAACTGTTGAATGTGATGACGAAGGAAATATTGATTTTCAAGATTTGTCGATCAAGGTCAAGAAATTTGATAACCAAATCGGGGCTCTTATGTTGACCTATCCCTCGACTCATGGAGTTTTTGAATTACATATTAGAAAGATATGTGAATTAATTCACTCTGTTGGAGGATTTGTCTATTTAGATGGAGCAAATTTGAACGCTCAGGTTGGATTATGCAAGCCCGGGAATTATGGTGTTGATGTTTGTCATTTGAATTTACATAAAACATTCTGCATTCCACATGGCGGCGGTGGTCCAGGAGTAGGTCCAGTAGCTGCATCAGAAACTTTAAGCCCATTTCTTCCTACTCATTCTTTAATGGATAATAATTTTTTTAATAGTTCCAATTACGTATCTTCTGCCAAGCATGGGAGTGCAAGTATTCTTCCAATAAGTTGGATGTATATAAAAATGGCTGGCCTTAGTGGTTTAAGGAAAGCAACGTCGCATGCAATTTTATCTGCAAATTATATTGCTCATTCTTTAAAGCATAAATTTAAGATTCTTTATAAAGGAAAAAATAATTTTGTCGCACATGAATGTATTTTAGATTTTAGAGATTTAAAATCCAAAACCGGTTTGAGTGTAAATGATTTAGCTAAAAGATTAATAGATTATAGTTTTCATGCCCCAACTATAAGTTGGCCTGTTACAGAGACCATAATGATAGAGCCTACTGAAAGTGAAGGTTTGGCAGAATTAGATAGATTTTGTGAGGCTATGCTATTGATCGGAGAAGAAATCAGTGAAATAGAAAATAATATTGAATTAAAAAATAATAATGTCATAAGTAATGCTCCCCATACGTTGCAAGAGTTGATTTCTGATAATTGGCATCATCCTTATTCAAAAGAAAAAGCTTCTTTTCCTTATAAAACCCCAACATCTATTAAGTTTTGGTCCACTGTTTCTAGGATTAATAATGCATATGGTGATCGCAATTTAATTTGTTCTTGTAATGTAAATCAAGGAGAGACGTTAGAAGAAAAAAAATGTGCTTAA
- the gcvH gene encoding glycine cleavage system protein GcvH, whose translation MSYQFPDNLHYADTHEYVLEENGLLKIGVSEFAIDQLGDIVFVELADQGATLEKGETFGTIESVKAVEEVYLPFSGEIVSVNESVIENPELLQNDPIGEGWLVILKPESKASIADLMTSEEYQSKVVPK comes from the coding sequence ATGTCTTACCAGTTTCCAGACAACCTCCACTATGCTGATACTCATGAATATGTTTTGGAAGAAAACGGACTATTAAAAATTGGAGTTAGTGAATTTGCTATTGATCAATTAGGAGATATTGTTTTTGTTGAGTTAGCTGATCAAGGGGCGACTTTAGAGAAAGGTGAGACTTTTGGAACAATTGAATCAGTTAAGGCCGTTGAGGAAGTCTATTTGCCTTTTTCAGGGGAAATAGTATCTGTAAATGAAAGTGTTATTGAGAACCCTGAGCTTTTACAGAATGATCCGATCGGAGAAGGTTGGTTAGTCATTTTGAAACCAGAATCAAAAGCATCAATTGCTGATTTGATGACTTCTGAGGAATATCAATCAAAGGTTGTACCAAAATAA
- a CDS encoding aminotransferase class I/II-fold pyridoxal phosphate-dependent enzyme yields the protein MILNNNLKLAENAVLSVEESLSKVFQERSNQVFQKLENILTIFKEEKVSTSHFNQSSGSGHDDISREKIDAVFARLFLAEKAAVRMQFVSGTHAISSVLFGILRPGDVMLSLTGQPYDTLEEVIGIRGGGKGSLKNFEIEYKQINICENFDSFEEKIVHSFKQNSCKLVFIQKSCGYSWRKSLTNHQIEKICSLIHSLDPNCICFVDNCYGELVEDSEPISKGANIIAGSLIKNLGGTIVPTGGYVAGDAELVEMACSRLTSPGIGSSAGINFGLGRLILQGLFLAPQIVHESLKGADMVAAVFKNLGFKVLPEPATYRSDLIQSVRLNNPDLVQKVCQSFQNSSPVDSFLNVVPSSMDGYDSKLLMAGGTFIEGSTSEFSADAPLRDPYNIFVQGGSHIAHIKIALIRLLSELLEEKLISKDSLLPLST from the coding sequence ATGATATTAAACAATAACCTAAAACTGGCTGAAAACGCTGTTCTTTCTGTTGAAGAGAGTTTAAGTAAAGTTTTCCAAGAAAGGTCCAATCAGGTTTTCCAGAAATTAGAAAATATTTTGACAATTTTTAAGGAAGAAAAAGTTTCTACTAGTCATTTCAATCAATCTTCTGGTAGTGGTCATGATGATATATCTAGAGAAAAAATTGATGCGGTTTTTGCAAGATTGTTTCTTGCTGAAAAGGCAGCTGTGAGGATGCAATTTGTAAGTGGAACGCATGCAATAAGTTCTGTCTTATTTGGAATTCTTAGACCTGGAGATGTAATGTTATCTCTTACAGGACAACCATATGACACGTTAGAAGAAGTCATAGGAATAAGGGGAGGAGGAAAAGGCTCACTTAAAAATTTTGAGATTGAATATAAGCAAATAAATATCTGCGAGAATTTTGATTCTTTTGAAGAAAAAATTGTTCATTCTTTTAAACAAAATTCATGTAAATTAGTATTCATACAAAAAAGTTGTGGATATAGTTGGAGAAAATCCCTCACGAATCATCAGATAGAGAAAATTTGTAGTCTCATTCATTCTCTTGATCCTAACTGTATATGTTTTGTTGATAACTGTTATGGAGAGCTTGTTGAAGATAGTGAACCAATTTCTAAAGGGGCAAATATAATTGCTGGATCATTGATTAAAAATTTGGGAGGAACAATTGTTCCTACTGGTGGGTACGTTGCAGGAGATGCAGAGTTGGTCGAGATGGCATGTTCTAGATTAACCTCCCCAGGTATTGGTTCTTCTGCAGGAATAAATTTTGGACTAGGAAGATTAATTTTGCAGGGTTTGTTTTTAGCACCACAAATTGTTCACGAATCACTTAAAGGTGCTGATATGGTTGCAGCAGTTTTTAAAAATTTGGGATTCAAGGTTTTACCAGAGCCAGCAACTTATAGATCTGATCTTATTCAGTCAGTAAGATTGAATAATCCTGATTTGGTACAAAAAGTTTGTCAATCTTTTCAAAATTCTTCACCAGTAGATTCTTTTCTGAATGTTGTTCCATCATCAATGGATGGATATGATTCAAAATTATTAATGGCAGGAGGTACATTTATTGAGGGTAGTACAAGTGAATTTTCTGCTGATGCTCCCCTAAGAGATCCCTACAATATTTTTGTTCAAGGTGGTTCTCACATAGCTCACATCAAAATTGCATTAATTCGATTATTATCTGAATTATTAGAGGAAAAATTAATTTCAAAGGATTCTCTACTTCCTTTATCTACTTAA
- a CDS encoding acyl-CoA desaturase, which yields MNSVIFQETAKLKKPVPAEKVIELSERLLEPSSHSKRYPPRLHKTWGTIVFMVAIHILSLVAIQPKFWSLPAVVSLLFFYWVTACLGVTLGYHRLLSHRSFIVPRWLERFFATCGAISCQHGPIDWVGLHRHHHSFSDTEVDHHNSKKGFWWSHMGWMFKDVEALKTVPKLSADLIKDPYYRFLNKYFLFLQIPIGLSLYAIGQKLGVGGWALVLWGIPLRLVVVYHVTWLVNSATHCWGKAPFESGDSSKNNAWVAALTFGEGWHNNHHAFPNSAKQGLFRGQIDITWEHIKILAKLGLAKKIKLPSRSYY from the coding sequence ATGAATTCAGTAATCTTCCAAGAAACAGCAAAATTAAAAAAACCTGTTCCAGCTGAAAAAGTTATAGAACTCTCAGAAAGATTACTGGAACCTTCCAGCCATTCAAAAAGATATCCTCCAAGACTTCATAAAACCTGGGGAACAATAGTTTTCATGGTTGCAATTCATATTCTTTCTCTTGTAGCTATACAACCAAAATTTTGGAGTCTCCCTGCAGTAGTATCATTATTATTTTTTTACTGGGTAACTGCTTGTTTAGGAGTCACTCTTGGATATCACAGATTGTTATCACACAGATCGTTCATTGTTCCAAGATGGTTAGAAAGATTTTTTGCTACCTGTGGAGCTATAAGTTGCCAGCATGGACCAATAGATTGGGTAGGTTTACATAGGCATCACCACTCTTTTTCAGATACTGAAGTAGATCATCACAATAGTAAAAAGGGGTTTTGGTGGAGTCATATGGGTTGGATGTTTAAAGACGTTGAAGCACTCAAAACTGTTCCAAAACTAAGTGCAGATTTAATTAAAGATCCATACTATAGATTTCTAAATAAATATTTTTTATTTTTACAAATTCCTATTGGACTCTCTTTATATGCAATAGGTCAAAAATTAGGAGTTGGAGGTTGGGCGCTAGTCCTTTGGGGAATTCCATTGAGACTTGTGGTTGTTTATCACGTAACTTGGCTAGTAAACTCGGCAACACATTGTTGGGGTAAAGCGCCTTTTGAAAGTGGTGATTCTTCCAAAAACAATGCCTGGGTTGCTGCATTAACATTTGGAGAGGGTTGGCATAATAATCATCATGCATTTCCTAACTCGGCAAAACAAGGATTATTTAGAGGTCAAATAGATATAACTTGGGAACATATTAAGATTCTTGCAAAATTAGGTCTTGCAAAAAAAATAAAGTTACCCTCTAGGTCTTATTATTAA
- the rplI gene encoding 50S ribosomal protein L9, whose amino-acid sequence MAKRVQVALTESIASLGKEGDLVEVAPGYARNFLLPYGKAMNVTPTVLKQIERKKEKEKIAADKLKQEAVDFQTALSTIGRFTIKKQVGEDGVLFGTVTNGDVAEAIEKATKKEIDRRNITVPDIHNLGSFTAKIKLHQEVNAEVNIEVTS is encoded by the coding sequence ATGGCTAAAAGAGTACAAGTCGCATTAACTGAATCAATCGCATCGCTTGGCAAAGAGGGAGACCTAGTTGAAGTAGCGCCTGGATATGCAAGAAATTTTCTATTACCTTATGGCAAGGCAATGAATGTAACACCAACTGTTCTTAAACAAATTGAAAGGAAAAAAGAAAAAGAAAAAATTGCTGCTGACAAATTAAAGCAAGAAGCGGTAGATTTTCAAACTGCATTATCAACAATAGGGAGATTTACTATTAAAAAACAGGTTGGTGAAGATGGTGTACTGTTTGGAACAGTGACCAATGGGGATGTTGCCGAAGCAATAGAAAAAGCAACCAAAAAAGAAATTGATAGAAGAAACATCACAGTTCCTGATATTCATAATTTAGGTTCCTTTACTGCAAAAATTAAATTACATCAAGAAGTAAATGCAGAAGTAAATATTGAAGTAACAAGTTAA
- the dnaB gene encoding replicative DNA helicase — MVSVPFPNNGQNKNFKKDFNSANAGLVPPQNIQAEEAVLGGILLDPDAIGRIADLIKPEAFYINAHQEIYKTALMLHSQGKPTDLTSMSAWLEDNGSLEKIGGNNKLVELVENVSSTASIEQVANLINDKFMRRQLIRSGNEVVQLGFDQTQDTNEILDQAEQKIFEISQEKPSKGLTQAAEILTSTFNEIESRSLGTSVAGIPVNFYDLDAMTQGFQRSDLIIVAGRPSMGKTSIVLNLAKNVAQSQDLPVCVFSLEMSKEQLTYRLLSMEVGIESGRLRTGRLQQDEWPLLGEGINSLGQLPIFIDDKPNLSVLEMRSLCRRLIAEQKKELGLIVIDYLQLMEGTTPDNRVQELSRITRGLKSMARELKVPVVALSQLSRGVESRTNKRPMLSDLRESGSIEQDADLVLMIYRDEYYNPETEDRGITEIIVTKHRNGPVGTVKLLFEPQFTRFKNLAN; from the coding sequence ATGGTTTCAGTACCTTTTCCAAATAATGGACAAAATAAAAACTTTAAAAAAGACTTTAATAGTGCAAATGCTGGATTAGTACCTCCTCAAAACATTCAAGCGGAGGAAGCTGTTCTTGGTGGAATACTCCTTGACCCAGACGCCATCGGCAGAATTGCAGACTTAATTAAGCCTGAAGCTTTTTATATCAATGCTCATCAAGAGATTTATAAAACAGCATTAATGTTGCATAGCCAAGGGAAACCAACTGATTTAACATCAATGAGTGCTTGGTTAGAAGATAATGGATCACTAGAAAAAATTGGAGGGAACAACAAATTAGTAGAGCTAGTGGAAAATGTATCCTCTACAGCTTCCATAGAACAAGTTGCAAATTTAATTAACGACAAATTCATGAGAAGGCAACTTATCAGATCTGGAAATGAAGTGGTTCAACTAGGTTTTGATCAGACTCAAGATACTAATGAAATTTTAGATCAAGCGGAACAGAAAATATTTGAAATAAGTCAAGAAAAACCTTCAAAAGGTCTAACTCAAGCAGCTGAAATCCTGACAAGCACTTTCAATGAAATAGAATCTAGATCATTAGGTACTTCAGTAGCTGGAATTCCCGTAAATTTTTACGACCTTGATGCAATGACTCAAGGCTTTCAAAGAAGTGATTTAATAATCGTTGCTGGAAGACCTTCAATGGGTAAAACTTCAATAGTTCTGAATCTAGCGAAGAATGTTGCACAATCTCAAGATTTACCTGTGTGCGTATTTAGCCTTGAAATGAGTAAAGAACAGTTGACATATAGATTACTTTCGATGGAAGTTGGAATCGAAAGTGGCAGGCTAAGAACAGGAAGATTACAACAAGATGAATGGCCTTTACTTGGAGAAGGTATCAATTCATTGGGTCAACTACCAATATTTATAGATGACAAACCTAATTTAAGTGTCTTAGAGATGAGATCTTTATGTAGAAGATTAATAGCTGAGCAAAAAAAAGAACTTGGATTAATTGTGATTGATTACCTCCAATTGATGGAAGGAACAACTCCTGATAATAGAGTGCAAGAACTTTCACGGATAACAAGAGGTCTTAAAAGCATGGCCAGAGAATTAAAAGTACCAGTGGTTGCCTTATCTCAACTTAGTAGAGGAGTAGAGTCTAGAACAAACAAAAGACCAATGTTAAGCGATCTAAGAGAATCAGGTTCTATTGAACAAGACGCAGATTTAGTGTTAATGATTTATAGAGATGAATACTATAATCCAGAGACTGAAGATAGAGGTATAACAGAGATTATTGTCACTAAACATAGAAATGGGCCCGTAGGAACTGTTAAATTATTATTTGAACCTCAATTTACGAGATTTAAGAATTTAGCTAATTAA
- the mnmG gene encoding tRNA uridine-5-carboxymethylaminomethyl(34) synthesis enzyme MnmG translates to MQDHQSPNESFDIIVIGGGHAGCEAAITTAKLGFSTALFTINLDRIAWQPCNPAVGGPAKSQLVHEVDALGGIIGKLADETAIQKRILNASRGPAVWALRAQTDKREYSKRMIEILQNTDNLSLKEAMITEIDIAKTEVIGVNSKKNIQKQIKGVKTFFGSYYSARSVIITAGTFLEGRIWIGNKSMSAGRSGEQAAKGLTQNLHEIGIKTERLKTGTPARVDKKSIIFDELDIQPSTAADKYFSFDPDIKNNMPQVSCHITRTTSKTHQLIRDNLHLTPIYGGFIESKGPRYCPSIEDKIVKFADKESHQIFLEPEGINTPEIYVQGFSTGLPENIQLELLRTLPGLTECKMLRPAYAVEYEYIPATQLQRSLETKEIEYLFSAGQINGTTGYEEAAAQGLVAGLNATRKLNNRDPIIFTRESSYIGTMINDLITKDLKEPYRVLTSRSEYRLTLRGDNADRRLTPLGYQIGLIDEKRWSAYQEKIKFLEEEKLRLKNTRLKNTDEIAKKIALDTGSKIKGSTTLQELLKRPNFHYSDLIKYDLNAKDLASSIKEAVEIDIKYEGYLKRQKNNIDQINRQRSKSLSQEINYAKIDTLSLEARENLNKLKPKNFGDASQIPGVSKADLTALLVWLKIRDVKTEKAKIFTKKSYHLKSNLSEH, encoded by the coding sequence ATGCAAGATCATCAATCGCCAAATGAATCTTTTGACATCATCGTTATTGGAGGAGGACATGCAGGATGCGAAGCAGCCATAACAACAGCAAAATTAGGATTTTCAACAGCCTTATTTACAATCAATTTAGATAGAATTGCCTGGCAACCTTGTAACCCTGCAGTTGGCGGGCCAGCAAAAAGTCAGTTAGTGCATGAAGTGGATGCATTAGGAGGAATTATTGGAAAATTAGCTGATGAGACAGCGATACAAAAACGGATATTAAATGCCAGTAGAGGACCAGCTGTATGGGCATTAAGAGCTCAAACGGATAAAAGAGAATACTCAAAAAGAATGATCGAAATACTACAAAATACAGATAATTTATCTTTAAAAGAAGCAATGATTACTGAAATTGATATTGCAAAAACTGAAGTAATTGGAGTTAACTCAAAAAAAAATATACAAAAACAAATCAAGGGTGTAAAAACTTTCTTTGGTAGTTATTATTCAGCGAGATCAGTTATTATCACAGCTGGCACTTTTTTAGAAGGCAGAATATGGATAGGAAATAAATCAATGTCAGCTGGCAGATCTGGTGAACAAGCAGCAAAGGGTCTTACTCAAAACTTACACGAAATTGGGATCAAAACAGAACGTTTAAAAACAGGCACCCCAGCAAGAGTTGATAAAAAAAGTATCATTTTTGATGAATTAGATATTCAACCTAGTACAGCAGCTGATAAATATTTTTCGTTTGACCCAGATATCAAAAATAATATGCCCCAAGTTAGTTGTCACATCACAAGAACAACTTCTAAAACACATCAACTAATTCGAGATAATTTACATTTAACTCCCATTTACGGTGGTTTTATTGAAAGTAAGGGGCCTAGATATTGTCCATCTATTGAAGATAAAATAGTTAAATTTGCTGATAAAGAATCACATCAAATTTTCTTAGAACCAGAAGGAATTAATACCCCTGAAATATATGTTCAAGGATTTTCTACAGGTTTGCCCGAAAATATTCAATTAGAACTTTTAAGAACCTTACCTGGATTAACTGAATGTAAAATGTTACGGCCAGCATATGCTGTGGAGTATGAATATATTCCTGCAACCCAGCTACAAAGATCACTCGAAACAAAAGAAATTGAATATTTATTTAGCGCTGGACAAATTAATGGAACTACTGGTTATGAAGAAGCAGCTGCACAAGGATTAGTTGCAGGACTCAATGCAACAAGAAAACTAAACAACAGAGATCCAATAATATTTACTAGAGAAAGCAGCTATATAGGAACAATGATTAATGATTTAATTACCAAAGACCTCAAAGAACCATACAGAGTTCTTACAAGTAGGAGCGAATATAGATTAACCCTAAGAGGAGATAATGCAGATAGGAGATTAACCCCATTAGGTTATCAAATAGGGCTAATTGATGAGAAAAGATGGTCGGCCTATCAAGAAAAAATCAAATTCCTTGAAGAAGAGAAATTAAGATTAAAAAACACCCGTTTAAAAAATACCGATGAAATAGCAAAAAAAATAGCATTAGACACAGGATCAAAAATCAAAGGCTCAACAACTTTGCAAGAACTCTTAAAAAGACCAAACTTTCATTATTCAGATCTAATTAAATATGATTTGAATGCAAAAGATCTAGCTTCTTCAATAAAGGAAGCTGTTGAAATAGATATTAAGTACGAGGGTTATCTTAAAAGACAAAAAAACAATATTGATCAAATAAATCGTCAAAGATCTAAATCTCTGTCCCAAGAAATAAATTATGCAAAGATAGATACATTATCTTTAGAAGCTAGAGAAAATTTGAATAAACTAAAGCCAAAAAATTTTGGTGATGCTTCACAAATTCCAGGAGTTAGCAAAGCTGATTTAACTGCATTACTTGTTTGGCTAAAAATAAGAGATGTAAAAACAGAAAAAGCAAAAATTTTTACTAAAAAAAGTTATCATCTTAAAAGCAATCTTTCAGAACACTGA
- a CDS encoding chorismate lyase gives MLWEEKASTFLVKNSLPKISGPWKLMLLGDGSPTRHLQLLTNQETKIKLISMQLDPLSSEDGPKELNQLNGPLIRRQVWIKNNNKNLAWAESWWNAEQVSENLKAKEEPIWKNLTQDRSELFREVDRISLVNSKWLEDQFCFKGPFWSRNYRFFRDKKPLTIIREVFNPYLENLLGSSGINKFANLYSSSSS, from the coding sequence ATATTATGGGAAGAAAAAGCCTCAACTTTTTTAGTGAAAAATTCACTACCAAAAATATCTGGTCCATGGAAATTAATGCTGCTTGGGGATGGAAGTCCAACTAGACATCTACAGCTTTTAACTAATCAAGAAACAAAAATTAAATTAATTTCAATGCAATTAGATCCTCTATCCAGTGAAGATGGTCCTAAAGAGTTGAATCAGTTAAATGGCCCTTTAATTAGAAGACAAGTATGGATTAAAAACAATAATAAAAACCTAGCATGGGCTGAAAGTTGGTGGAATGCAGAACAAGTAAGTGAAAATTTAAAAGCCAAAGAAGAACCAATTTGGAAGAATTTAACACAAGACAGATCAGAGTTGTTTAGAGAAGTTGATCGTATTTCACTTGTGAATTCAAAATGGTTAGAAGATCAATTTTGTTTTAAGGGTCCATTCTGGTCAAGAAATTATAGATTTTTTCGAGACAAAAAGCCACTAACAATTATTAGAGAAGTCTTCAATCCATATTTAGAAAATTTACTAGGGTCTTCTGGAATTAACAAATTTGCAAATCTATACTCTTCTTCTTCTTCTTGA
- a CDS encoding RNA helicase, whose protein sequence is MDSRRIRNLRHGFDSNIVDKQVDRIVETGRQFIDGVSGARPGKRRNTDFQGITSKSVKKVGKWVSDKVDLFFDEDNDDWYDDDNYYDDNRDIKTFSRESSPLKSAKPLSKRPLEAISLRQPKNLRTTEQKKLPYGKETKDEDWPDEMDFKVERWQRSSEKENDKPREQLNQQGQSKSRNLPRSRRRRRV, encoded by the coding sequence ATGGATTCAAGGAGAATTAGAAACTTAAGACATGGTTTTGATAGCAATATTGTTGATAAACAAGTTGATAGAATTGTTGAAACTGGTAGACAATTTATTGATGGAGTATCTGGAGCGAGACCAGGTAAACGAAGAAATACAGATTTTCAGGGAATAACAAGTAAGAGTGTTAAAAAAGTAGGAAAATGGGTATCTGACAAAGTAGATTTATTTTTTGATGAAGATAATGATGATTGGTATGATGATGACAATTATTACGATGATAACAGAGATATTAAGACATTTAGTAGAGAATCAAGTCCTTTAAAATCTGCTAAACCGCTTTCAAAAAGACCTTTAGAAGCAATATCTTTAAGGCAACCAAAAAATTTACGAACAACTGAGCAAAAGAAATTACCTTATGGTAAAGAAACTAAAGACGAAGATTGGCCAGATGAAATGGATTTTAAAGTTGAAAGATGGCAAAGATCTTCAGAAAAAGAGAATGATAAACCAAGAGAACAATTAAACCAACAGGGTCAATCCAAATCAAGAAATCTTCCTAGATCAAGAAGAAGAAGAAGAGTATAG